The stretch of DNA ATATTCCTGAGCAGACCTTTTCAGTATCTCTTCATTCTGATTGAGGAAACAAAGATGAACCGCAGTGTTATTTATcaatcacaaaaacaccagAGAAGGCAGATGAATCATTTTTACAGTAGATCCTGCcactaacggttattttcataatcgattcatctgtggattattttctcaattaatcaagtatttGTTTAGTcggtaaaatgtcagaacatgttgatgagtgtttaccaaacctgtaAAAGGTGATGTTCTGAAatgtcacaaaccaaaataattcagttttaatgatatctttgttatacggagcaaagaaaccagataataatcacatttaagaagctgaaaaataagaatcaattgaaaaaaacactccaattaatcaattattaagaTACTGGACAATTCAGTTAGTAATCGATTGCTATTCGAATAATTGCTGCAGCCCTACTAAACTCACTCTCTTAAAACCCTCCAGGGTGCTCTTCATATTTTCATAACGCCGAAACATGTCCGACAGAGAGCGCTCCACCGAGTTCAGGTCTGCCAGGGCGGCTTCCTTCTCCATCATCACATCATGCAAAGCCTTCTGGGTGTTTGCACTGCAGCGCTGCTCGTCCTCTGGGAGCAGTGAAGAGGAGGGAAATCATCGTGATGTGTTCAACAACTTGTTTTACAAACATAAGTAGAGCTGACAGGagtgaaatgagtcattttgtgACAGCCCTGAGAACGAAATGATGCGAATCATTCGTGGAACTGAAACGTGCGATAACATCAAAAATGTAATGActacacattttgttttattataatttgaGATATCCCTACTCACCGATCATGTGAGCGATTGTCTTCTCATACTCTGCTACAACCTTACTGTAACAAGACAAAACACATGGTGGTTCTTACTTAAATTGAGAAACAGACGAGTGCTTTTTAACGACAACACAATCCCTGGAGCCCTTAATATTGAAATGCATTAGTGGAAAATTGGTgctgtttaaaacaaaacagtgacatgttttgtttttaaatcctcaaTTATGCCCACGTCGCACATGACCCTCAAAGACAGTGTTGGTCCCTCCATAATAACTGACATGTTTTCTAACCTCATCTCATTCACTTCATGTTTGCAATCTTCATATTTCTTCTTCCAGTCATTGGCTTCCACCTCTTTAGTGATGATCTGAAAGTAGAGTTGTGAGAACACATGATAGCATGATGAATACCTGCactacacacttttttttcctttcaattCTCTATTTTTCTTATGTTGCTGATATTCTGGTTTATCTCATGAATTTAATAGGAGAGGCAAACATAAGCATCGGGCTTCAGCCTCTTCATTTTTGTTGGTTAGTGATGCAATGGTGATCCCACAGGCAACTGTTTCCACTTGTGTCCTGATCACTTCATGTCAGGTACAGAATCCAATACTTACTCACCTTAATATcgtgtttattttacataattcTATCGCAGTGTGTCAGCAAACATTTATTGGACAGTTGAAGATGTTGGTTTATAGCAGGTTGTTAGACACTGTTCACTACAGCTATTTCCTTTCCAGAGCTCTATTGCATAAAAGGGATCTGTGTAAAATATGTCTGATAATCTTTCAGTCAGTTGCCTAATCAAACAATGTGTTATGCTTTGTTGTGAACCAAAAATAAATTCAtttcatatgataaaaaaaaaattgtacctCCTCCCTGATGAGGGTGAGAACAGCTTGCTTCTCTGTCTCACTAATGCAGATGGAGTCCAGGacctgacttcctgttttctgCATCTCACTTCCCCTTGCTGTGTTCTTCAGTTGGCACGTGTCCTCATACGTCTAGAGGACAGAAAGAAATCAGtctccttcatttcttttttttcttatccaGTAATATGCTGAACAGTAAGCACACACAAACCTTTTAAAGGTCTGTATGGTATGTATGACAATACATATCATGTATCATTACCATGTACCATTATAACCTTACCTTGTTTTCCAAATAACACGATTGCGAAATGAATTAGTATGAAGTGAATTGTGAATTGAATACTGAACGCActgtatttctgtctgtctctatgcGACTGCTCTGCTTTGGTCCTCTCTCTTACCGTGTCTATATTATCCTCTTAAAGATCTCTTCCTCTTATTTTTCCACTTCACccctatttttcttttttttttttcgttcctctcctcctccctctgtctttttcctctctcattTTGTCCTTCCCTGGATTATGACACATATGTTCTAATCTCCTGAGTGATAATCTAAATCCATATGTCACCTGAGTGGTGGACGTGGTGGCAGATGCTCAACAGCTCCTGTTGTCCCACAGCACACAGTGCTGCAGTCATCATACATACATGTTAAGATGAACAGAGCAGCTTTATATTTACTGAATTAATATTCAGTCTATTGCAATCATTACAATTTTAGTTTCAGTTCCAAGAGACACAACCACATAATTCCTTATGAAGAGCGAAATGTCAACTATTCATTTCATGTATAGAGATGAAGCAGAGTGAGTCACTGTTGCCATCACAGTGACAATGTAACACTGGGATAAGTCTGGACTTGTCTGACAGCAAGTTAAACAAGTCCCTCAGCTCCACCTAGTGGTATAAGGCGGAAAAATCACAACTGGGGATTTTGTTGTGTTAATGTAacacactatatggacaaaagtatctggccacacctgttaagtattgaattcaggatTATCTCCAGtaaaggacaatcttaacaccAGCATACCAAGATATtctggacaatgctatgcttccaactttgtagCAAATAGTAAAGTAAGACCCTTCACTATTCCAACATGATTGTGTTCCAGTGCACAAAgaaaggactataaagacatggtttgatgaGTCTGGTGTGGAAGACCTTGAATGGACTGCACAGAACCCTGAACACAACCCTAtcaagcacctttgggatgaactggaacagagattcagtgtctgacctcattAATGTTCTACAgcatgaatggacacaaattcacatgaAACACTTCATGTTTTGAGGAAAGTTTTCTAAGAAGGgaaccaactccatattaatGTCCTGTATATGCATTGTAGTCCCTATTGGTATAATGGTCAGGCAtctgaatacttttgtccattgTATGCTACAATGGGGATGATAAAATAGGCTGCACACAGGAGCTTGTGAAATAAAAGAAGTGATAATTCCTCACCACAGAGCAGCAGTCAGAGTCCTCAGGTTTGGATGTCACATGACagtctaaaaaaagaaacacaacacgAAACAACACACTCATGTCAAAAAGAATTTGCTTACTGTTGCGGTGGTTTATAATGCAATAAAGTGGTCCATCGACAAATCATTTGAATGACAGTAAAATGTTCAAACATAACCTCAAACAAATGTTCTTCTGACTTGAAGAGTCTAATTTAAAGGTCTCCTGTGTGCGAATTCGCGACATCCACTGTTGAGATTTTCTCAAGCCCGTCAGGGAACTaaagtggccttcacataccagagagGATATAAACATTCTTTCACAACTCTATCCACCCTTCTACTCTCCCACACTCTCTGTCATTTCCCTTGTTTcgtctttctttgtttgtgtagtaacATACTTATGGGTTAGTTCTAGttctgttattattctgcctctgttcagtctttgtgaacagaaacaatgtaacattatttgtatgctgtgtccttcatttgaaaacaagcTCTTTCAAGAAATACTATCAGtactgactgagggagcgtttgtgtgtatacagcagcaaaGCAGTTGAATGACAGagcagattattttaataatctattaatttaCTCTCTAAACCCACTCTGCCTTATGTGTATGCAagtgtttctttattttgtttttattattattattatcatttattattattattattattattattattacgactatgattaatattattaataataatgtgttttcagtcaagcaccaacctgtttgcagtcatctCGCTTTACtggcacaatgttgctgttgcctcagtctgtgtttctgtccacagCACTGAAATGCCACTAGATGACACAAAATCTAAACTCTGCTGAAACACAGAGACTCGTGTGGAGCAAATTGGCTTAATCGGTATTGTATGAACTCATCTGACCAAGGTTtaaatgtaatggacatttgattgtatttaaaagttatgatGTGCTTAATGCAGCAACACAGCCATACACAGTATCTTCAAAGTGACTGATTAATGTTTGTCTGTAACAGTGAGGCACAGAGATGACCTTCTCGCTGTTTGGTATCGATCGAACGCAGCTGATTGTTTGCCCAGAGGGAAGCTGAAGCCTGCTGTTTAAACATTAACATCCCATAATATGATCTCTGTCCATGAGAGGCCGTGACAGAGCTGAGTCACAACGGAGCTATTCATTACCACATCACACTGTGACTGGGTGGGACTCGGCGATATAGACATTCTGAACACAACAACGACATCAATATTCTCTGATGCTCTTACCAGTCACGCTGCTCGCCAGCTTCTCCTCATCTGTGGCGTGGCCTCCACAGTCGTCGTCCTTTAACGACAGCagtaaaagtgtatttttattcGAGGGGTAATCCTAACACAGCACAAACAAGCAGCAGATATTATTGGTGCTTACCTGTCCACTGAATTCAGTTTGCATCGGCAGGCTCTGCTTCACTTTGCAGGAGTTCCTGAGCATGAAGGtcaatcacaaaataaatgcacacgAACACAGGTCAAATCTGTAGTGTTTacgtgtgagcaggtgtgatgACGACAAGAAAaagcaggagagaaagaaagccaCACAGCTGGACTGCACtgctttgctctgtgtgtgtgtgtgtgtgtgtgtgtgtgtgtgagctgagtTTACATGCTCTACTACTTAGAGTGCTTAAATACGCAGAAGAAAAAGCTGATTAATGATGAAGGCATTTGCCAAATGCAAATAAGAGCAACAACAAGgaataaaaggattttttttctaacaCTCTTCCACTTTCCTACACCTTCACTTTGGGAAATGTAGGTGAAATGGAAGATGCAGCGAGATATGAAGGGAGTCTAAACTTGGACTGCTCTATTAAGAACAGCAAattacaggaacacacacatctgcacacacagtTAAGACAGTACTTACAACAGAACACAGAGGAAATGGACTTGCTCAGCAGTCCTGACGCCACACAGAGAAGGGAAACAGAATGACAGGTTTTGGGaggaaaaggaaggaaggacaaaGGAGATGGTGGGATATGAGTTAGGTTTAACCTATAATAAGTATAGTGTCATAATAGTTTAGTGAAGTGTGGGTTGTGGCCCCCTAGTGGGCCCTGACGGCACTGCAGGTGGGCCGTGAAAGGTATatgtttttagttttcagttttaaattgCTGACAAATATGTACGATagattttgtgtttaaattgtgtgttattttcctGATTTTCCTTAGATTCCATCATCATTTGGATGTGGTTTGGGGGAAGCACACGGCCACAGTATTTTGaatgtgtgaacacattttgtCCTCAGGACACGTTTAAGAGATCCTCTACAGCTGACATTCTCTGACCCACAATCAGCGCTGAATGTGGTTGTAGTTTAGGACAAACACTTAAAGTACTTCTGTTAACAAAAGGTAACCACTTCTGATAAAAACTGACATTCATCAGAAGACTACATGAAGgccaaatgtgaaataaaataatacattgcACATAGGCCTACAATATGGAATCCATTACTCATGTTGTTAAAAGTGGGGgtataataaaaaagacaaggaTTTCAATTATGCTGGTGAAGATAAGTGAAGATAATGGAACTGTGAATAGTGAGACTTGACCCATAACAGAAACTATCCACAGGAGGGCGTCTTTGACACTTTCCCTTCCACAGAACAATTGATCGGCAAACACAAAGCAgttgttaaaaataaactaCTTCATTGAGCTGTGAGAAATGGAAAAACTGCTCTAACTCATCTGTGGAAATTCTGAACAAATCctcgcttaaaaaaaaaaaatagagcttGAATAAAAGTGAAcccaaaatctaaaaaaaaaggtgacaacAATAAAAACTTAGCACTGGTGAGGTAAGTGAATGAAGAGAACAACAGAACAGACTGCAGGCACCACTGTTGGCTTTCAGGTTCACTGTGAACAAAAGGAACCATTCTCTACTTTTCCCTAGAGCCATAAAAGAAAGCAACGTCTTTTTCACTTGGTAAAGCTGTGAGTCACATTAGTGCAGTAAATGTAGCCACTGACTGGAAAAATGGATGACTGTGAGTGATGACTGGAGATAAGAATGGTCttggtgtttgtttgctgtTAATGTTGTACTTACGTGATTATGGTGTTGTTTGTCTCACCGGTGAGTTTTTCATTTGACAGCATACAAACATTTGTGTTGCCATTGAGCAAATCAGAGTCCACACAAATGTCATGACTGAGGCTCGAGTTTGTGTCGGGGCTGGAGTCAGATGTCACCGGAGCCTTGTCATCCACCTCCGTTGGATCTGGTTTGTTCAGTGAGGAGACGACAGGCAGCGAAGGTGGGCGGATGGCTTGAGGCTGGGAACGAGGTGTGGATGGAGAAGAGCTCTCCACTGCACTTGGTTTCGTGCTTAGATTTAAATTAAGGTTCTGATCTAAACTGAAACTGCTTTTGTTTGGTGAATCTCTGGTGAGGTTGTTCAGGGAATGAACTGGAGCGATGTCTGTGTTGGAGTTCTTGTCCGGAGAGTGGTTTGAAACATCAGGAAGAGCtgtgaaaagagaagaaaacaggtTCACTTATCATAACAAACTACAGTAGATCTCTAATGTTCTCTTTCCTCATAAACATCATCTGCAAACCCTCTGGTAATTGTTGATTTCTGGCTTTAAACATAATCATTAATATAACTTTAAATTGAAATCCACTAGATCCATGACCTTAGCACATGACATGTTCTCTCTCATCAGCCTTGTTTATGATTCTTATTACTCTCTTTTTTAGGCTTAATGTTAGTGATGTTACCCCAAACCTCAGTGCTATAGCTCAAATATGGAAAAACGAGAAAAGTAAAGAATCCGTAATGCAGCAAAATCTAGAAAATACTTTGATTTCTTCATAACGGCAATATTCTAACATGCTTTCCTCTTAACATGTTCTATATGAGGTTTCCAGGAAAGTTTATGATCAATTATGATACCCAAACATTTCAACATGAATTACATCAATAACCAATTATGTTGCTATAAACCAAAACCGTAATCCCATGGCTACCTAATGATTTTATCATTTAGGAAAGTAATGTCAGAGTGACAGCCTTCCTTCTCCTggaagaacatttaaaatagcTGCCGACATCCTTTCACAATGCTTCACATCCTGTGTCCACATACGTCGGTTAAACAGCTAACGATCACAGCCACAGACCAGTCTCACGTCTGCTGAAACACAGGATGCTGTGTTACTGAAAATGCACCCACTCACATAGCTGCACACAATGATTAAAAAGCAAGGACCGATGCTGAGTTTTTCTTCACAGTGTGCCGTCACTGGGTAGGTGACAGAATTGTTTGCTGTGGCCGAAGGGAAACGTGTGACTTATTACATCATATACAAGTTTAGCTGCAATTCTCCTCAAAATCtaggtacttaaaaaaaacaaatgccacATCCACACCCTTCAGAGACAAGGAACAGATGTAGAGGAACCCCACCCAGTCATGGAGAGTGCACACCATGTGGCctagcaacaaaaacaacatcagacTTTATTACAGTTTCACAGCTCAACCAAAAAGAGGAAAGGCAGACAGAGGGGGAAGTGTTTGAGGCAGCCAGTTAGAGAGCAAAATTTACTATATAGGTAGGCACAACGTCGTCTCTGGTTCAACAGGACATATATTAGATTGTGGTATTCGGTTGTTGAACGCACATGAACGCACAGCAATTCCCCCCTGAGCACTTTGTGCCTAATTATAGGGAACCAGGCTATCGGTTTCTCCACAGTCAATCTTTTATTTATGAACCTAACCCACATTTTGTTACGACCATGGGACTGTTTTACCATGAAAAGCAGACTGTTATTGTCTGAAAAGGAGATTCAACACCCGACAAGTTAATCTCTCTGTTATAATCTGGCACCGGATGCAATATTCTGTGGTTTAACGTTTGGACTAGCTGAGACATAGCTGAGACATACAGAGTTCAGACAGATTTTATCCTTACACACACTGAGTACATGTCAAACTCAGTGACTGAGACGGAGGCCCAGTCAAAATGTGAGCGGGTATTGTTGAAAGCGTAGCCTTGGGCctttcatacacacaaactgtggGTGAGGATTCTGAAAATGGACACAAAACCTGTGCCAGGGTGAGGATTTTTGTCTGTTCACAAATCAGTTTGACACCAGTCAGTGTATGTAAGGAGCTATTCTCAACCGGGATCTAACAGCCCTCATGATTGGCTGGCTCGAGGCGTGCAGGAAGTTATGACCACATATGGAGCTCATTCCTcaaaagagaagaggaagacagagtGTGTGCTAAGAGGCTGGTACTTGTTTAATGTAGAGAAGATCTAAAGTGCACAGAATAAACATGAGAGAAGACCATGGCTCCGTGTTCGACAACAGGAAGAAGACCTGGCCAGTTAAATCTTAAGACATTTACCATAATGtttagtgtttattttataaagtTGGTGTTGAAAAGCTATCGTGAACCAATACCCACGTTTGTTTACATGGGCTAGATGTGTAGTAGTGTTCCTCATGGCCACAtgtgctaatgttagcattgCTAACTGGACTTAGGGACTGTTGTGCACATTTTATGCACGTTTCATTCTTCGTTTTTTGATAATTTCGTCTGTGTTCATGCATAAGGCCTGACATTTGTCAATACTGTGTATTGTTATTTAATCTATTTATTTCCAGATCCTACAGAAAGGCTAAAATACACGGTGTACAAACAAGTTTTACACTCATACCATTAAGCACAAAAAATGTCCCTGCAATGTCCCTGTAATAATTAAATAGAAATATTTTACTTAGCATGTAGTATACTGAAAATAAATCATAGTTTCTGGCATTAATTAAACCTGGCATTTAAAGcgttaacatctttaaaaatgtattagtaTTTGATATCAATAATTAGGTCAGATGTAGGTGACAGAAAATCAGGTCAATGGAAGtagaatataataatgtataatattttcATAGCTTGCTATTTAAAAATAGcaagcttttttgttttgcaactttttatctcattggCCAATAAGGCTTCACAGTTATCGTTATATAGCCACCTGTTGACTTGGAGAAAATCCTCAGTTTTCAACCTAGGCTTTAGATGCATAAAGGAGCTAAGATTGCAAACATTGGTGATACAGTGACATTTGGTTTTAGCACAGAAGATGAACTCCAGATTACCATTACCGATTACTATAGCAACGGGTACTTCTGAGTGTGTGGGTGAAAGAAGGACAGCTGAAGAGGAGGGGCTGAAAGGGGGAGGACTCGGGCCTCTTTGGCAGTTTCAAACCGGCACTGCAGCATTGAAAATCTCCCCATTTGATCCAGAAGTCTGTCTTTGAGGTGAGGGGAGAGACGTTATGTTGATAATACAACTGTAGCGGGTAATGTCAACACTGTGGTCAACACACTGAATATTACAAAGTAAcactggatgtttttgtttgagacaaaagtatcattaaaaaaaccttAACAAAAACCTATTGTTCATGAGAAATAATGCAATAACTagacaaataaaatggaaaattcaaaagtatatatttatattatttattattacatatttttatatataagaGATACTGGTTGTAGTAATGATACCACAGAATTATAAGtgtgaagtgtttttattttacaacacagGTATTATGGTCTctcttttttataaataaattgctATGTTTCCTGTGTAATTGCATAATCTAACAGATGATTGGTTTTCTTTTGGTGCGTCACTGTGCCTTATGATGTCTTATTTCCCATGTTTAAACGTACAACATCTACATTATCCTatgatatgtttgtttgtgcatcTTTAACTATGTTTTAATTAATCATTTCCTGTAATAGGGTCACAGGAGAACTTTCAAGCCCCTAGAGTGTTTTTCTGAGGAAATTCTCCACTTGTCTGTATAGGTCAGTCCTGTGAAAGACTGACATTGTGTCCAAGCTGTGCTGCAACTCTAGCACTGTTGACTAGGATTGATTCCAGACTAATAGTAAGAAATTAAATGTGTTGGACATGGTTCACCCCCAGTCCTGATCTAGATCTGGACAGTTTTATGAGGAAAATATAACACAGTGCTAATGACGTCCTTGATTCCAAACACAACCTGAGCTTAAGTACCAGACGCTTGTagaaatttaaaatgtgactaTGATGTCATGCTTTATATTGTCAATTGATTCCTCTTGAAGGCTGTGAGGGAGctgaagccaatcccagctgatataaaGGTGAAAGGCAGCATTCAGcttggacagatcaccagttaATCACCATTCACAATCACTTTTATACCCTTGGTCAATTTAGACTCTTCGATTCACCTTAATCCCCAAACGGCACGTCTgggggttattattattattatatatattataatgataatcattgatttacaatataattatcaaaTTTCATTAGGATGTGATGACTTTTATGAGGGCTGCTACAGGTAATAGTTTTTTCTCGGTTCGTTTACCATGCTCTGTATGGTGGCTGCGATTAAAGGTGCACTACACCAATCTGTGATGCTTTTAAGGTCAGAGATGAAACAGGCTCAAACGATATCCTTGTAGATTACTCCATGGTTGGTGCATTTCAGGAGGTGCCAATTAAGTACTGACACTTAACACCCTCCCAGGCCTACGTGAGAATATCTAGTGTCACTGTTCAAATGAGACACAGTTTGACCAGTGTAAGCAGTTTGGACTTATCTCACACCTGTGCGGTTGGAGTTGTCAAGTTGACTCAGTAGGTTCACAACACATGGGGACTCAGCCTCTGGAGTCTCAAAGTTCCCCTCCGTGTCCGAACTGtaagagaggagagacagattATTTTACACCTGTAATCTAACAAATAGCTAACATAAAGCAGAGGTAGAGATAGCAAGCAAGAAACCAGAGCTACTACTGAGACATAGGGATATTATCTGGAAGTGAAGATGAAAGCAAAAAcgagattaaaaatgtttttttgcagaATGTTATCATGCCTGTTTTGTAGCAAAAACAATGCTTCGGAACCTGCAGTTTAATGAAAGGCACCAAATatataaatcagtcaaaagtaaTGTATACATACTATAAATGAGGTGCAACAACAATGAGCGTCCTGGTTGAATGTAACTGTGTCAAACTCTCTAACAAATGGGGATCACAACCCTGTGTTTTCTTAACGTGTCACAGAAATAATGGATTCCACAGTTCAAAGCAGCTTCAACATAAAcaagctgcttttattttaaaggatgtcagaggaagggagaggaaaggaagtgaaGCCGTACAAGGCCACCTGCATCCTTTGCCATTCAATAAGGACACACTGTGTCCCAAACACTCATTtcagcttacacacacacacggtctttTGGTCTTTGGTGTCAGCTGCCTAGACACCCAGGCCAAATTTATTTCCAAACAGTGGAGAGACAAAAGGAggggaaagacagagagagagagagagagtgagagtttgtgtctgtgtgtgtgtgtgagagagtgagagagagtgagagagagtgagtgagtgtgagaacGCCTTCCCAGCCTCTTGAACACACATCAAAACATCTACACTCTAATGAAAAACAGCACAAGAAGGAACAAAACTCCCTGTGCCAACATCCAACCACACTCCATCTCTCTGATACCAGCTCACACAAAACTGTGGAAGTCTGTAGAACGCCGCCATCCAGAGCTAATCCTAATATACATAACCCACCCACCCCCCgcctccacactcacacacacactgaatcacATCCCAGTGATGGCCCCAATGACTGCGATCTTGGATGGTTACTTAGAAACTAGGAacggacaaaaaaaattaaatgcttAGGAAACTGTGGCTTTTTCCCCCTTCCCCCAGTGTTCAGCAACAGATGCACAACTGccaaactctctctctttctctttctctctctctctctctctcacacacacacacacacacacacacacacacacacacacacacaaatagggATGAGTCAATATGACACTCAGTCAGTATCGGTCTGATAAAATGAATCAATTCATCAGATActgaaaaaactaaatattcaaATTCAACACAATCCACAAACCCTGAATATGGCATTAGTGCTTCACTTAACAAAGGTTCCCCACCACCATTATGTCACCATTAAGTGAGAACTGCAAATGTCTGCAGTTTGGAGCATTTTGTTTTGGAGAAGGCAAAACGACTATATCGGATTGATATTGGTTCTGGTGGGAATTCAAGGCTTTGATAGTGGTGTGGTATCAGACACTAAAAGTGGTATGAAGCCctcactaaaaaaaataaacaaacaaacactacacagtTGGCCCATCCTTGTCACGTCTCTCATAAAACGGTTCACACAAAGCAGAGAGGATGTGATCCACAGTAGAGGAAAGAACCTGAGATGACaccattgtgtgtgtctgtatataa from Solea solea chromosome 8, fSolSol10.1, whole genome shotgun sequence encodes:
- the LOC131463972 gene encoding transforming acidic coiled-coil-containing protein 1-like isoform X3 — protein: MSSDTEGNFETPEAESPCVVNLLSQLDNSNRTALPDVSNHSPDKNSNTDIAPVHSLNNLTRDSPNKSSFSLDQNLNLNLSTKPSAVESSSPSTPRSQPQAIRPPSLPVVSSLNKPDPTEVDDKAPVTSDSSPDTNSSLSHDICVDSDLLNGNTNVCMLSNEKLTGETNNTIITNSCKVKQSLPMQTEFSGQDDDCGGHATDEEKLASSVTDCHVTSKPEDSDCCSVTYEDTCQLKNTARGSEMQKTGSQVLDSICISETEKQAVLTLIREEIITKEVEANDWKKKYEDCKHEVNEMSKVVAEYEKTIAHMIEDEQRCSANTQKALHDVMMEKEAALADLNSVERSLSDMFRRYENMKSTLEGFKRNEEILKRSAQEYLARVKQEEHRYQTLKIHAEEKLDKAIEELAQVRSKSSSENMALNAGLRKEQIKNDSLEQALQQKNMEMEELTKICNELIARMGKID
- the LOC131463972 gene encoding transforming acidic coiled-coil-containing protein 1-like isoform X2; the protein is MGGSLSQNRKGSFSSPRKQSSISDTEGNFETPEAESPCVVNLLSQLDNSNRTALPDVSNHSPDKNSNTDIAPVHSLNNLTRDSPNKSSFSLDQNLNLNLSTKPSAVESSSPSTPRSQPQAIRPPSLPVVSSLNKPDPTEVDDKAPVTSDSSPDTNSSLSHDICVDSDLLNGNTNVCMLSNEKLTGETNNTIITNSCKVKQSLPMQTEFSGQDDDCGGHATDEEKLASSVTDCHVTSKPEDSDCCSVTYEDTCQLKNTARGSEMQKTGSQVLDSICISETEKQAVLTLIREEIITKEVEANDWKKKYEDCKHEVNEMSKVVAEYEKTIAHMIEDEQRCSANTQKALHDVMMEKEAALADLNSVERSLSDMFRRYENMKSTLEGFKRNEEILKRSAQEYLARVKQEEHRYQTLKIHAEEKLDKAIEELAQVRSKSSSENMALNAGLRKEQIKNDSLEQALQQKNMEMEELTKICNELIARMGKID
- the LOC131463972 gene encoding transforming acidic coiled-coil-containing protein 1-like isoform X1, whose protein sequence is MSWLSPVQWAKWTWSAVSGSPGEAGKDDGEDNSDTEGNFETPEAESPCVVNLLSQLDNSNRTALPDVSNHSPDKNSNTDIAPVHSLNNLTRDSPNKSSFSLDQNLNLNLSTKPSAVESSSPSTPRSQPQAIRPPSLPVVSSLNKPDPTEVDDKAPVTSDSSPDTNSSLSHDICVDSDLLNGNTNVCMLSNEKLTGETNNTIITNSCKVKQSLPMQTEFSGQDDDCGGHATDEEKLASSVTDCHVTSKPEDSDCCSVTYEDTCQLKNTARGSEMQKTGSQVLDSICISETEKQAVLTLIREEIITKEVEANDWKKKYEDCKHEVNEMSKVVAEYEKTIAHMIEDEQRCSANTQKALHDVMMEKEAALADLNSVERSLSDMFRRYENMKSTLEGFKRNEEILKRSAQEYLARVKQEEHRYQTLKIHAEEKLDKAIEELAQVRSKSSSENMALNAGLRKEQIKNDSLEQALQQKNMEMEELTKICNELIARMGKID